A single genomic interval of Dehalococcoidales bacterium harbors:
- the pdxS gene encoding pyridoxal 5'-phosphate synthase lyase subunit PdxS, with protein sequence METGTWKVKTGLAQMLKGGVIMDVVTPEHAKIAEEAGACAVMALERVPADIRAAGGVARMADPTIIEAIMKAVSIPVMAKCRIGHFVEAQALEALGIDYIDESEVLTPADENHHVWKHDFKVPFVCGCRDLGEALRRIGEGAAMIRTKGEAGTGDIVEAVRHMRAVMDGIRRLVSAPQEELMAIAKEMGAPFELVLEIHQTGKLPVVNFAAGGVATPADAALMMQLGADGIFVGSGIFKSSNPEARAKACVKATTHYKDPKIIAEVSKNLGEAMTGEDAKKISPEKLLATRGW encoded by the coding sequence ATGGAAACAGGAACCTGGAAAGTTAAGACCGGGCTTGCCCAGATGCTCAAGGGCGGCGTCATTATGGACGTGGTCACTCCCGAGCACGCCAAGATTGCCGAAGAAGCCGGCGCATGCGCCGTAATGGCCCTGGAACGGGTCCCGGCTGATATCCGTGCCGCCGGCGGAGTCGCCCGGATGGCTGACCCGACAATCATCGAGGCTATCATGAAAGCGGTCTCCATCCCGGTAATGGCCAAGTGCCGCATCGGGCACTTTGTCGAGGCTCAGGCGCTGGAAGCCCTCGGTATCGACTATATCGACGAGTCGGAGGTACTCACCCCGGCTGATGAGAATCACCATGTCTGGAAGCACGACTTTAAGGTACCCTTTGTCTGCGGTTGCCGTGATCTGGGTGAAGCCCTGCGCCGTATCGGTGAGGGAGCGGCGATGATTCGGACTAAAGGCGAAGCCGGTACCGGCGATATTGTAGAGGCGGTCAGGCACATGCGCGCCGTAATGGACGGCATCCGCAGGCTGGTAAGCGCCCCTCAGGAAGAGCTGATGGCGATAGCCAAGGAGATGGGCGCACCTTTTGAGCTGGTGCTGGAGATACACCAGACCGGCAAACTACCGGTGGTCAACTTCGCCGCCGGAGGGGTAGCTACACCGGCTGATGCCGCCCTGATGATGCAACTTGGCGCCGATGGTATCTTCGTCGGCTCCGGCATCTTTAAGTCGAGCAATCCTGAAGCCAGGGCCAAAGCTTGCGTTAAAGCCACCACTCACTACAAAGACCCGAAGATTATCGCCGAGGTCTCTAAGAACCTGGGAGAGGCTATGACCGGGGAAGATGCCAAGAAAATATCTCCGGAAAAGCTGCTGGCAACCAGAGGGTGGTAG
- the pdxT gene encoding pyridoxal 5'-phosphate synthase glutaminase subunit PdxT — protein sequence MKIGVLAAQGAFAEHITVLIRLEIDIVPVRLPRDLDGLDGLIIPGGESTSISKLMRDYNLTGEIKKLAEDGLPVFGTCAGMILLADDVPDSEVTPMGLMNIRVRRNAFGRQKESFETELTVPALGEKPYHAVFIRAPKIEQVDGGVEVLAKLSDKTVVAVRQGKLLATAFHPELTDDSRFHRYFLDIVAGKSPAT from the coding sequence ATGAAAATTGGTGTCCTTGCCGCGCAGGGAGCCTTTGCCGAACACATCACCGTGCTAATCCGTCTGGAAATAGACATCGTACCCGTCCGGCTCCCCCGTGACCTTGATGGACTGGACGGACTAATCATCCCCGGAGGAGAGAGCACCTCCATCAGCAAGCTGATGCGCGACTACAATTTGACCGGCGAGATAAAGAAACTGGCTGAGGATGGACTGCCCGTTTTCGGCACCTGCGCCGGTATGATACTCCTGGCTGATGATGTCCCTGATTCGGAAGTAACCCCGATGGGGCTGATGAACATAAGGGTCAGGCGCAATGCCTTCGGCCGGCAGAAAGAAAGTTTTGAAACTGAGCTTACCGTACCGGCGCTGGGAGAAAAGCCCTATCACGCCGTATTCATTCGGGCGCCAAAAATAGAGCAGGTAGATGGAGGGGTAGAAGTTCTGGCCAAGCTCTCTGACAAAACCGTGGTTGCGGTCAGGCAGGGTAAGCTGCTGGCTACCGCCTTTCACCCTGAACTGACTGACGACTCCAGGTTTCACCGCTATTTTCTGGACATTGTCGCCGGAAAAAGTCCGGCAACATAA